In Arachis hypogaea cultivar Tifrunner chromosome 17, arahy.Tifrunner.gnm2.J5K5, whole genome shotgun sequence, a single window of DNA contains:
- the LOC112764084 gene encoding cytochrome P450 714A1 isoform X3 — translation MHAKIPRSLVSKWKGSIVQFQNYQMTHFIVVANDMGTIITPSKWILCFSHRTRVIYVENPYFSLEAFHFKSIPDLLNVDKLDDSEDFGQVYTYSTGMKQHLYVNNPELVTEMNQSITLDLGKPTYITNKLAPLLGNGILRANGHSWANQRKLVAAEFFMDKVKGMVGLMIESAQPLLRKWEELISGTGTGLAEVKVDADLRDFSADVISRVCFGHSYFKGKDLFSKLRKLQKTMSDQGGFLFGLNGFRGKLFLSSKKQKQISSLEKEIESLIWSLVDERKRECSSWEKDLMQLLLEAAMADKSLGKEFSRRFIVDNCKNIYFAGHETTAIAASWSLMLLALHPQWQEKIRTEVAEVCPHGIPHADSLPLLKTVNMVIHEVLRLYPPAAFVSREAYEDIQIGDINVPKGVCLWTLIPTLHRDPENWGQDSNEFKPERFKEGVSQACKFPQAYVPFGLGPRLCLGRNFAMVQLKVVLALIISKFSFSLSPSYSHSPAYRMIVEPGHGVYIIIKKL, via the exons ATGCACGCTAAAATCCCCAGGTCTTTGGTCAGCAAGTGGAAGGGTTCTATTGTACAGTTTCAGAATTACCAAATGACCCACTTCATTGTTGTTGCTAATGATATGGGCACAATCATAACTCCAAGTAAATGGATACTTTGCTTCTCCCACAGAACACGAGTCATCTATGTGGAGAATCCATACTTTTCATTGGAAGCCTTCCATTTCAAATCTATACCAGATTTACTGAATGTTGATAAGTTGGATGATTCTGAGGATTTTG GTCAAGTGTACACATATTCCACAGGGATGAAGCAACACTTATATGTGAACAACCCAGAGCTCGTGACAGAAATGAATCAGTCTATAACTTTGGATTTGGGTAAGCCTACTTACATAACAAACAAGCTTGCACCATTGCTGGGTAATGGCATTTTGAGAGCCAATGGTCATAGTTGGGCAAACCAGAGGAAACTTGTTGCAGCTGAGTTTTTCATGGACAAAGTAAAG GGTATGGTGGGGTTAATGATAGAGTCAGCACAACCATTACTAAGAAAGTGGGAGGAATTGATTAGTGGCACTGGCACTGGCTTGGCAGAAGTTAAAGTTGATGCAGATTTGAGGGACTTCTCTGCTGATGTTATTTCAAGGGTTTGCTTTGGACATTCATATTTCAAAGGAAAGGATCTATTCTCAAAGCTTAGAAAACTTCAGAAGACTATGTCTGACCAGGGTGGCTTCCTCTTTGGTCTCAACGGTTTCCG TGGCAAACTATTTTTGTCTTCAAAGAAGCAGAAGCAAATCAGCAGCTTAGAGAAAGAGATAGAATCACTGATCTGGAGTTTAGTGGACGAGCGAAAGCGAGAGTGCTCATCGTGGGAGAAGGATCTGATGCAGTTGCTTTTAGAAGCAGCCATGGCTGATAAGAGTCTAGGGAAGGAATTTTCAAGGAGGTTCATAGTTGACAACTGCAAGAACATATATTTCGCCGGACATGAGACCACCGCCATCGCCGCGTCTTGGAGCTTGATGCTGCTTGCTTTGCACCCTCAATGGCAAGAAAAGATTAGGACTGAGGTTGCTGAGGTTTGCCCCCATGGCATACCTCATGCTGATTCTCTTCCCCTCCTCAAAACA gtGAATATGGTGATTCATGAAGTGCTACGTTTGTACCCACCAGCAGCATTTGTATCAAGGGAAGCATATGAAGACATTCAAATTGGAGACATAAATGTTCCTAAAGGAGTTTGTTTGTGGACCCTAATTCCAACATTGCATAGAGACCCTGAAAATTGGGGGCAAGACTCTAATGAATTCAAGCCAGAAAGGTTCAAAGAAGGTGTGTCTCAAGCATGCAAGTTCCCACAGGCTTATGTGCCATTTGGATTGGGGCCTAGATTGTGCTTGGGGAGGAACTTTGCTATGGTCCAATTGAAGGTTGTGTTGGCACTTATTATTTCTAAGTTTAGCTTCTCACTCTCGCCTAGTTATAGCCATTCTCCAGCATATAGAATGATTGTAGAGCCAGGACATGGTGTGTATATCATCATTAAGAAGCTTTAA